A stretch of DNA from Candidatus Hydrogenedentota bacterium:
TCAGCCAGACCAAATCCCAGACCGGCACGATGGAGTTCCTGCCCTACGGCGCCCGCCACACCGCCACCGGCACCCTGCCCCACCACCAGTTCACCGCCAAACCCTACGACACCGGCACAGGGCTCTACTATTTTCCCTACCGGCACTACTCCCCCGCCATGGCCCGGTGGACCGCACCCGATCCTGAGGGGCTAGCGGATGGGCCGAATGTGTATGGGTATGTCAGAGGCCGTTCAATTACGCACAATGACCCTATGGGCGAAATAA
This window harbors:
- a CDS encoding RHS repeat-associated core domain-containing protein, whose protein sequence is SQTKSQTGTMEFLPYGARHTATGTLPHHQFTAKPYDTGTGLYYFPYRHYSPAMARWTAPDPEGLADGPNVYGYVRGRSITHNDPMGEIMLRIPPTGPDSKDDCISGWNRCIDAGIPPFRCSLCLNKCTAQAKWPRWVPDWRGCDRWCGPGPKARSPRRTSK